AAATCTAGACAAATATTTGATGAGGTTTGGAGAAAATTCTCGGGGTTAGGACAAATTTCAAGGACTATAAGGACTGATGATGATGCTATTCTTATAAGGGAAGGTGGTCCAATGTGTGAATTTGCTATTCCTGGTGCACAAAATACTACTGTTCTTGTTGTCGGTGCTACTAGTCGTGTTGGTCGGGTTGTTGTGAGGAAGCTTATGCTTAGGGGATACAGTGTCAAGGTTTAAATTGCTTTGTTTTTACTATTCAATCTATCTTTCGTTTAAGTAGATTATGTAGTACTTGTTTGTCTGTCCTGAATTTAATTATATATTGTCTTAGATGTTTTTGGTACTTCAACATGAAAATGATTGGGAAATTTGACCTCTTGGAATAGTCGAAGTAGCAGTATATGTAAGTTGTAATACTTTATGCTATAAAAAGGGCATGTCTCTTGATTAAGGAAAGTACATTGTCAGCCATAATGTCTAATTGAGGTGTGACCTTGTTGAAACTTGTTTGCTGTGGAGTTTTTTGTTTTTGATGCGTATACCCTTATTGTAAATCCTGATTACTACAAGTGTCTATCAGTTCCTTCCATTGTTTTTGTCAAAGTATATGATCAGAATTAACATCTTCATTCATAGGCATGTCATGAGGTGCTTTCTATTCAGATGCATTGTTATATTGTTTCTATTCAGATGCATTGTTCTTCCTATTTAGATACATTGTTCATAATAAGAGAAAACAAACCCTTCTGTTAATCTTATTTACATTACCTGTAACTATTTTCTGTAGACAAATATCACTTTACGGGTATAGTAGTCATGCCCTCAATTTGAAAATTGTATCAGAAGTGTAATAATGTGATTCGAGAATTATACCTTACAGCGTCAGTTTTCTACTTTATTTGACATATTCTAACGTGAAGCAGactttttttttcttaaatattataCGTAATTAAAAAAATTTCTAGAATTTACCTCTTAATTAGCTTTCAAAGATAACATAACCTAATTTTGTTTCACTGCTATCCTTCAGGCTTTAGTCAGGAAAGCAAGCCAAGAAGTAGTAGACATGCTACCAACCTCTGTGGAGATTGTGATTGGGGATGTTGGTGATTCAGTCACTCTCAGGGCTGCCGTCGAGAATTGCAGCAAAATTATATATTGTGCCACAGCTCGTTCCTCAATCACCGGGGATCTTAATAGAGTTGATTACCAGGGTGTTTACAACCTCAGCAAAGCGTTCCAGGTTTTATCTGATATCCAATCTCAATTATATTATTTGTAACAAGATTAACACTTGGATTCAAGAGCTATAGTGAAAAAATAAGGAAATAGTTGTAATAATATAAAAAACATTATTTTTCTGACACATATAACAAATGAACCCCCCCCCCCAATTCCTTTAATGTCAAACCTATGACCTCGTTCTTTTAATATTCCTTGAATGTAAATTTGTTCAGTTCATGCTGCATTTGAATACCTCGTCAAGAAATTGTTATTCGTCCAATCACTAGGAGTCAATATTAATTACCAATCTCTTGTGGTACACCACATTTGGGTCAGTGTTCAGTATAGAGAATATATCTGCCATTTCTTGAAATCTATTTATTGATTCAAATAAATTTCACAATTCACAGTCACGGTGTAACGGtttccttccctttttgtcaaGTATGAAATGAATTAAAATAAGAAATGGATTTTCATGTTGGTTTGAAAAAATATTGGAGACATAAGAGAAGATGTTACTGCTCTATTAGCACCGGCCATCGGCTTACCTAGTCAGCTTGTCGCATATTTTAAGCGGACAAACTTCAATGTTTGGCCAACTTTTAGGACATGCACCAGATGTACATATTCTATGTTCTACTTTTTCAGATTACTAATATGCCTCAGGTGGTCAATGCAAACACAAACTTCAGACCATACATGTTTGTACAATTGCAACCTGAACTTACTAAATATATGAAGTAACATCTGAACCCAATTTGTTCTGCGGCTTTATAGGACTACAACAATAAACTAGCACAATTACGAGCAGGAAAGAGTAGCAAAAGTAAGCTTTTACTAGCAAAGTTCAAGTCCGAAGATTCAGTGAGCGGGTGGACTGTCAGTAAAGGAACCTATTTTCAGGATGTAGTTGCCACAAAGTACGATGGAGGAATGGATGCTAAATTTGAGTTCACTGAGAGTGGAGAGGCAACTTTTTCAGGTAGAAGTGTTAGAATTAGCAAAAATGAACAATGTTACCAGTTTGTGTATGCATAATATGCTCCGGAAGGAAACCTTTGAGCATTTTGTTCCTTCTTATTATCTTTGGGCAggataaaattaaataaaatagaAAAGAGGACTAAATAATATAGTTATATTCCGAGGACAAAAAGATAACTTAAACCAATTTAGTTTAATTATGCTTTGATGTCCTTCACGTTCCTTGAAGTTGATTTCTTCCAACATTAGGCTATGTTTTCACTAGAGGCGGGTATGTCCAACTGTCAAAAAGGCTTTCGCTTCCACTTGGTTCCACTCTTGACAGGTAGGCCATTCCTAAATAATAATACGTCCTTTTCCATTGCTGATGCTTTTCATTTATCGTTACATGTCTTTATCAAATTTAAGTACATTAATTTAATTATTGTTAAAAATTTCTTGTTTAGGTATGAAGGCCTGGTACTATCTGTTGGTGGTAATGGAAGACCATATGTTATAATTCTTGAATCCGGACCTTCAGCAGATACAACACAAAGCAAACTATACTTTACGAGAATTAGCACAAAAGCAGGATTCTGCAGGGTAAGTTTTCTCATTATACGTTTAAAAGAACCCGGTAAATAAATatttggaacaaaattaattGCATGTGTCATCTCACTTGCTATTTTGATTTGCAGGTAAGAGTACCATTTTCAGCCTTTCGACCAGTGATACCAGAAGATCCACCACTGGACCCATTTCTTGTACATACCTTCACAATTCGGTTTGAACCAAGAAGACAGGTATCTTTTATGAAGTTTCAGACATCTGTGTACTCTCAATGGGCCTTTTTCTTCACTTATAATATTTTCGCTCCTTGTTAATCCATGTTGTTGCATCTTAGTTTCGTATCTGTTATTTGACACCTTGGTACAGTACTTGGTAAaaattttgtatcaaaacatCATTATATCAGATGAGATGATTGTATATTGATAAAATATTATACTTGCTATGGTGTAAGTTTTAAATAGTACAGTAAACCATAAAACGGAAAGAGTGATTTATAGCAACTAAGCTATTCAGGTGCATAATATTGTTCTACTTAACAGTATGATGTAATAATAAGACAAGGAAGAAGGCTCGGCCCAAAGATTTTCTCCCTAAAGCCCTTCCTCAGTCATTAACTAAAATTTGTCATACAAATATAAGATTCTGGAATAGGACGGGTTTGTGAAAATGTCTGCTAAGTTACTTATTTTTTTGCTAAAAAAGTTACTTGTTTCGATATAACTTGCGTGTGTTTTCAATATACAAGCAAGTTACTTTAGAACAGTAATTGTAAGACAATTGAATTAAATCAGTAGCGGTGTTGAAGAGGGATCTTTTCACTATGTTTATATTAAATACTATCCCGTTCTAGGCAAGTGTTATTGCTTGGTATAAAAAAACCAGCATTACCAACTAAATGCTAGATAGAGCTGCTTTCACA
This genomic interval from Apium graveolens cultivar Ventura chromosome 8, ASM990537v1, whole genome shotgun sequence contains the following:
- the LOC141678117 gene encoding protein HIGH CHLOROPHYLL FLUORESCENCE PHENOTYPE 173, chloroplastic, with amino-acid sequence MTSATPSLTPTTTAAGFNKPIVQKWSLSNGGVLFYKRSLTFTRPCATSSSSSSSSSSSTSATTKKKQKNKKKGNDDDEDEEESEKEKDQVVKSSDDDSLSMMKRLDDVNPVGLGRKSRQIFDEVWRKFSGLGQISRTIRTDDDAILIREGGPMCEFAIPGAQNTTVLVVGATSRVGRVVVRKLMLRGYSVKALVRKASQEVVDMLPTSVEIVIGDVGDSVTLRAAVENCSKIIYCATARSSITGDLNRVDYQGVYNLSKAFQDYNNKLAQLRAGKSSKSKLLLAKFKSEDSVSGWTVSKGTYFQDVVATKYDGGMDAKFEFTESGEATFSGYVFTRGGYVQLSKRLSLPLGSTLDRYEGLVLSVGGNGRPYVIILESGPSADTTQSKLYFTRISTKAGFCRVRVPFSAFRPVIPEDPPLDPFLVHTFTIRFEPRRQRVTDGTMGGNQDLRSFQLILEYIKALPTGQETDFILVSCTGSGIEPNRREQVIKAKKAGEDSLRRSGLGYTIIRPGPLMEEPGGQRALVFDQGNRISQGISCADVADICVKALHDSTARNKSFDVCYEYVAEQGKELYELVAHLPDKANNYLTPALSVLEKNT